A window of Pseudomonadota bacterium genomic DNA:
GGTTGGTTCATTTCCTTTTTCAGCCTGCGGAAAAGCTGTTGCAAGCGGAGATACAAAAGGCTTTGTAAAAGTAATTGTAGATAAAGCATCCGGCAAAATAGTAGGGACCTTTATAATTGGAGGAACGGCTACGGATATGATTCATGAGGCAGCCTTAGCCATGCAAAAGGGAGCTACTATTGAAGAGATAATAGAAACTATCCACGCACATCCGACATTAAGTGAGTCTTTCCACGAGGCGGCTATGATTGCAGCCAAGAGGCCACTACATTTTATGTAGTTTGAGGCATTAAATGAGTAGTATAATATTTGAACCGATAAAAAGACAGGTCTACTGTTCAGAAGAAATTTCTATCGCAGAGATTGCCCGTAATGCCGGAGTGAGTCTGGTTTCCTCATGTGGCAGCCAAGGCTCCTGCGGCAAATGCAAAGTCCGCATACTTTCGGGTGGGGTATCACCTCCTACAGACAAGGAAATAGATAAAATCGGTGCGGAAGGTATTGCCCATGGGTACCGACTGGCTTGTTTGGCAAGGGTGTATGAAGACGTTACGGTAGAAATTCCAGCAGAAAGTATGGTTGATTCTCATCAATTGCAGGTTGCCGGCAACGGCAAGACGGTGGCTTTGGAACCTGTGGTGCAGCAATATAACATAAGTTTATTTCCTCCCGATATGCTGGACCAAAGGTCGGACCAGATAGCAATGTTCGATTATCTCAACCATGAATATGGATTAAAAGAAATTGATATTGATCTGCCGGTACAACGTACTCTTTCCAACATCTTACGCAAGTTTGAATGGCAGGCAGGGATTGTATTGCGAAACAGAGAAATAATCCAGACAGGCAAGCCGGAAGGGAGAATGCTTGGTCTGGCTGTTGATCTTGGAACAACAAAGATAGCAGCATATCTTGCAGACCTGCAAACAGGAGAAATTCTGGCTGCAAAGGGCGTAATAAACCAACAAACTACCTATGGCGATGATTTGATGGTTCGTTTAGCACACGCTATAGAAAAGGATGAAAAACCTCTCCGTATAGGAGCAACAGAAGATATTAACAAACTGATAGCAGATTTATGTTCAGAAACAAATCTTGACATTGAAATGATTGTCGAAGCGGTTGTTGTCGGCAATACAGCCATGCATCATCTGTTTCTTGGTTTACCGGTCAGGCAACTGGCTCTTGCACCATACATACCGGCAATAAGAACTTCAGTAGATATTAAAGCCAGGGATTTAGGTTTAAACATTGCCCCCGGCGCTTATATCCACATGTTGCCCAATATTGCCGGATTTGTGGGCGCAGATCATGTTGCCGTACTTATTGCAACGGAAATCTACAATACAAAGAAAGTTTCTATAGCTATAGATATCGGCACAAATACGGAGATAACCCTTTCCGCACACGGAAAATTGTTTTCCACATCCTGCGCATCGGGGCCTGCTTTCGAAGGCGCTCATATTAAAGACGGTATGCGGGCATCTAATGGTGCTATTGAAAAAATAAAAATAACAAATTCAACTGTGGAATGCAAAACTATAAACAATGATCCGGCAATCGGTATTTGTGGTTCCGGAATTCTGGATGCGGTTGCTCAATTGCGTAAAGCCGGTGTTATTAATCGCACCGGAAAAATGTGTGATCATCCACGTATAAAAGGCGGGCCCAATGGACAGGAGTTTGTCCTTGTGCCTGCAAAAGACAGCGGAAGTGGCAAAGATATTGTTATAAACGAGACGGACATCAGTGAAATATTACTTGCCAAAGCTGCGATAGCAGCAGGCATGAATATCCTTTTGGAAGAGGCGAAACTTAATTTCGATGATGTTGAAGAAATCATAATCGCAGGTGCTTTTGGTAGCTATATAGACGTGATCAGTGCCATTGAGATTGGAATGTTTCCGCAACTTCCTGTTGAGCTGTTTTCGCAAATAGGAAATGCAGCCGGTACCGGAGCCAAATTAGCACTTCTTTCAAAAAAACAAAGAGATCTGGCGGCAGACGTTTCCCGTAAGGCGAATTATATCGAGCTGACTAATCATCTTCAGTACCTGCGCAAATTCTCCCGCGCAATTCGGCTTCCGGTATAAATGATAAAGCTTAAAAAAAGATCATAGCAGTAATAAGTAAAAAAGAATTCTCCGGTATTAAACAGCCCTTTTGCTGTTTGATGTCTTGCCTGACAACGCATAGAAGCTGATGCGATTTGCAAAAGGGCTGTTTAATGCCGGAGAGAAAGATAAATATAACACAAAAAATGTAAGGGGAGGAAAAAAGAGATGAAGAAAATTGGGAATTTAAAATATTTTGGAATGTTCATGTGTTTTTTGTTTGTTCTGCTTTTGTGTGAGGGTATTGTCAATGCAGCGGAGTTGTCGAAAGTAATCGACAAAGCAAATTGCAGCCTATATAAAGATCTTTTGATTCCGGCAATGTACAGTGCGGTTGAAAGGGGCGATTATATTGTTACACCGGGAAAAATAAATTTCAAATATAAACATACCGATAAATTTCTTGCAGCGAGCGCAAAAAATGAAGGGAAATTTGATATAACTCCTGATGGCGATTTGATAGATAAACGTACCGGGAAATACCCGGAAAATATTTATGGCTATCCTTTTCCCAAAATTGATCTTAAAGATCCCAAAGCCGGGGCAAAGATCATATACAACTCCAATTTCCAGAGATATCGTCTTCTGGGATCAAAAGATCAAATTCATATTTCATGGATAACACCAAAAGGAGAGGAGCGCTATGTTTCAGGTATTGATTACCGCCTTTATATGAATGGCCGAGCACCCGGTCAGGAACTAAGAAATCCTGAAAAAGTACTGACCTACGAATTTGAAAGAGTTTTGGAGCCAATGACTATGAAAGGAACCAACACATTGGCTTCTATTTATATGAACGAAAGGGCCGATAGCAATTATGCTTATGTTCCTGCCATTCGCAGGATTAGGCAAACCGGCTCAACGACAAGGTCCGACCCCTTCATGGGTTCTGATTCGTGGTTGGATACAAATTACGGATGGGGCGGAAAAGACAGAACAATGAAATGGACGTATATAGGTGAAAAAACAATTCTGGTTGGTTTTACCAGTCCCAATATAGTGCCTGCGCAGGATTTGCCTGATGGAATGATAAGCAGAGTATTTCCTTTTACCGGTAAACATATCAACCTGGGCTTTCAGGACCCAAAATGGAAGGGGATATCCTGGGCGCCTATTAATTTGACATATGTTCCAAGAAAAGTATGGGTTGTTGAACAGATGCCTAAAGATCCTTATTATAACTGGGGTTTGCACGTAAATTATATTGATCAGGAAACTAATGTCATATGGTTCAAGGAGGTGTTTGAACAATCAGGTGATTTCCGGACATGGTTTTCTATCGTGGCGCATTACAGTGAAACCCCAAGCGGTAAAAACAATGTAGGGGATCATGATGCTCAACTATATATTGATGAAAAATCTCGTCACGCTACTTGTGTAAGCCGGGGAGCGGGTCCGGAAAATACTTTGTATGCACCTGCTTCAATACTTGATGCCAGCTTTTTTAATGTAAATAATTTCTTATTGTTGTCTAAATAATAATATTTATATTTATTGCAGTATAATATTACTGCGGTGTCTTTTAAAATATAACACTGCAGTAATATATTATTTTTATTTAGATACAGGAAAATTATAATATACTAACAAGTAATGCATATTGCAAGGAGTTGAAATTATGAATGATTTAGCAATGGCTTCAGGCATGGGAGAACCTTTAGTACCCTGGATTTTTGAAATTGTACTACCTCTGGTCTGGCTGGGCATAGCAGCCTTTCACTTCAGCCGTACACGACGCACCGGGGTGCTCTCTTTATCTGCACTGCTTTTTTTAGGCGGCACGACTATGTGGTGGCAGGAGTGGTATGCCGACTGGGGAGCTTATCTTCTTTTCAACTATAATTTTGCCCAGATTCCCTGGGGTCCGACCTTGTGGACTGCGCCAAGCAAACCATGGGCGGTTATTCCAAGCTATGGCTGGTACTTTGGTATAGTTTTTGCCCTGCTTGTCATGCTTGCGGAGCGTATAAAAAAAGCCAGACCGGCCTGGAGTTCGTTGCGTTCTACGGCAGTAGTTGTTATCCCAATATTTTATTTATGGGATCTGGCTGTCGAAGGGGTTTCGGCCTCACTAGGCTGGTTCAGCTATACAAATATTCTTGGTCCGGCACTGATAACGGCGCGTGGTAATTTCCCTCTGGTATGGCCGATCTTATATTTTGTGTTTTTTGCCGTTATGGTGGTCTGGCTTTTTGTCCAAAAAGATGAGACCGGCATTTGGCTGCATGAGCGTTTGTTCGGTGTGCATCGTATGGCTTCCGGCGCTAAGCGTGAATTTGCCCGTTTTCTGGTCTGGTCGCTTACTATGAACATTATGTTCTGGTTTGTATATAATTTGCCTACAATACTGTTGCGTGTCGCCTTTGGTGGGCCGAGTACGCTTGTTCCCTGATATGATATTGGTAAGGTAAAGGTTCACTTTGTGTTTATAGTATCAGAGAAAGGAAAGCGTAATGAATCAATTGGCTCCTGTTATGCCGGTGATGCCTGCTCCTTCTCCTGAGGGAATAATCTTTTTAATTGTTTGTATAATTATTGTTGTAGCGCTGCTGCTATGGTGGGCGCTGTCAGACGAGCGCAAACGCGGCCCGGTAATGCCACTGATTTTTATGGGCGCTGCTATTTCATCCTTCCTTATAGAGCCGGTGTTTGATAACACACTATTGTACTGGTTTCCAACAGAAAATCCCCTCTCCGTTTATTCCGCATATGGACGTACAATACCGTGGTTCATACCATTCGGATATGCATGGTTTATTGGTGGTGCCGCGTATTTGCTACTGCGCCGTTTTGAACGTGGCGTCTCTGTTAAACAGGCCATGTCGTATTTTTTTGCACTGGTCTTTATAGATTGGTTTGCGGTATCGGTTTGTGAATGGCTTGATTTAAGCGCATTTTATGGCAACCAGCCGTTTCACTATTTTGGTTCACCACTATGGTTTTCGTTTGCAGATGCTACCGGCGGCTTTGTGCTTGGTGCGGCGTTGTATGCTTTGCTACCTCATCTGTCCGGCGCACGCAAGTTGCTGCTGCTGTTTTTGCCGACTTTTATTTACGGTGGTGTGCTTGGTTCGACCACCGCACCGGTCGCACAGGCACTCAACTCCGGATGGTCTGAAACTATTACGTGGTTATATGGTGCTATTACAATTGGCTTGTGCTGCCTGCTTGTTTTTGTCATCAGCAATATTTTAGCCAGTTTTTCACAGCGCCTTTACAGATAGAAGTAAAAGAAATATTAATATTACAGATTATAAAATCTGTTATTTATGAACGTTATTAAATAGTAAATTGGTAAATGAAAAGGATTTTATAAAATGGCGGAGAAGTATGATGTAGTGGTTGTTGGTGCCGGGCATAACGGATTAATGGCTGCGGCATATCTTGCAAAGGCAGGTGTTAATGTTTGTGTAGTAGAAAGCAGAAACAATGTAGGCGGCGGAGTATTTACTGATGAAATAACAGTGCCGGGATTTAAACATGATGTTTGCTCTACCTGGCATGGTCTGATTTATCCGAATCCCGTAATACAAAAAGATGAACTTAGATTGTTATCCAAATTTGGGTTGGAATATATTACTCCCGATACATTTACAGGAGTAAACTTTGATGATGGTACGTATTTTACTCAATATCGTAGTCTTGATAAAACCTGTGAGGGAATAGCTAAATTTTCACAACATGATGCCGAGGCCTATCGTAAATTCCATGACTGGTCGTTTCAGTTACTGGATATGCTGCTTATGGGAATGTATAATCCTACTCCAAGCTTTGGACAAACAATGGCCATGATGGATTCAAACCCTGCGGGCCGCTTATTTATCAAAGCTTTGTTATCAAGCGCCTGGGATATTGCCGAAGACTGGTTTGAAAGCGATAAGATGAGAATTGTCATGACGCGTTTTTCATCCGAACAGATGATTAATCCGTTTACAAAAGGTACGGGACTTCATCTTTTTCTTTTCATACCATTGCAGCACAAATACGGAAGTGGATTTCCGGTTGGCGGTTCCGGCAAGTTGTCCGAAGCTTTGGCCCAGTGCCTTGAATCTCTGGGCGGTACAATCAAGCTTTCAAGCCGTGTAAAAGAATTTAGAATTTCAGGCGGCAAGGCAACAGGCGTAATACTTGATAACGGTGAAGAAATTAAGGCATCAAAAGCTGTTTTATCTACTTTAAACATTAAGCAGGTATTTCCCGATATGGTTTCAGGAAGTAAATTGCCTGATGATTTTATGCAAAACGTAAAGGGATTGAAACACTCCGGCTTTTCCGCTTTAAATCAGCATCTCGCATTAAAAGAAGCGCCGATATGGAAAAACGGATTTAAATCACACTGGCTTGCATATCACAATTCAGACCCCTATGAATTTCAGCATGCTTTTCAAGCTATTGATAACGGGATTCCAAGAAACGATGTGTTTTCATCATTTGTTGCAACTAAGCTCGATCCGACAAGAGCGCCTGAAGGTAATCATACTATGTATCTTTATTCATTTGCACCATATGCTTTAAGAAATGGCGGGCCTCAAAAATGGGATGAGATAGAAAAAGATGTAGCCGATGATATTTTGGGTCAGGTTCAGAATCTGGCTACCAACATGGGAAGCGACAATATTTTAGGAAGGGCCATTCATTCTCCTTTGTTTTATGAAAGACATAACGCCACAATGCTAAAAGGCGATATATGCCAGATAGGCACATATAACATGCAGATGTCAGGAAACCGTCCTTTTTCCGGCTGGCATAATTATCGTACTCCAGTTGATAAGTTATATATGATCGGAGCCTGCACCCATCCTGGACCCGGTGTCTTTGGCGGAGCTAGAGCAGGTATCCAGGTAGTCATGGAAGATCTGGGCATTGATTTTGGTAAAGTCATAAACTGAGAGTCGCCCGGCAAAGCCGGGAGTTTGCCTGTGATTAATCAGTGATACAGCACCTCCCTGATCTTGGCGGCCAGGTCTTGTGTCGAAAAAGGCTTTTGAATGAAATTGATACCCTCTTCCAACACCCCCCGGTGAGCGATCACATCGGCCGTGTAGCCGGACATAAACAGGGTCTTTATATTCGGGTTGAGGGTATGCACACGCTTGGCCAATTCCTTACCGTTTATTTCGGGCATGACCACGTCGGTGATCAGCAGGTTAAGCGCCACCGTATGTTCCTCTGCAAGAACCATGGCCTCGTTTGGAGATCTGGCGGCCAGCACTTTGTAGCCAAGGACCTTAAGAATTTTATCAATTAGTTTCAAGATAGAAAGATCATCTTCTACCACCAGAATGATTTCGCCGCGTCCCTTGGGAATTTCCGCCGCGCTTTCTACTTTTATCTCCCCGACTTCACCCGCATGGCGCGGCAGATAAATCTTAAAGGTCGTTCCTGTTCCAGGTTCGCTGTACGCATAAATAAATCCGTTGTTCTGCTTTACAATGCCATAAACCGTAGCTAGCCCCAGGCCTGTGCCACAGCCCACCGCCTTGGTGGTGAAAAACGGTTCGAATAGTTTATTCAGTGTTTCCTTGTCCATGCCACAGCCGTTGTCGCTGACAGATAGCAGAATATACTCTCCGGGAATAAAACCGGTGTGATCGGTGCAATAGGCTGCGTCGAAGGTAACATTGTCCGTACCGATGGTGACTTTACCAACGCCGGCGATGGCATCCCGGGCATTAATGCACAGGTTAGCCAGGATTTGGTCGACCTGGGAGGGGTCCATTTTAACCGGCCACAGTTTTACTCTGGGAAACCAGGCAAGATCGATATCCTCGCCGATGAGCTGCCGCAGCATCTTGAGCATTGCCTCCAAGGTCTCGTTCAGATCGAGCAACTTGGGGACAACAGTTTGTCTACGGGCAAAAGCCAGAAGTTGGCGGGTAATATCTGTGGAACGCCTGGCAGCAGATAAAATTTCTTTAAGATCGGTATGCAGGGGATCATCAGTGCTCACTTTGTTGAGGGCCAGTTCCGTATAACCCAGAATCACGCTGAGGATGTTGTTGTAATCGTGGGCCACCCCACCGGCCAGCCGCCCAATCGACTCCATTTTCT
This region includes:
- a CDS encoding dihydrolipoyl dehydrogenase, whose product is VGSFPFSACGKAVASGDTKGFVKVIVDKASGKIVGTFIIGGTATDMIHEAALAMQKGATIEEIIETIHAHPTLSESFHEAAMIAAKRPLHFM
- a CDS encoding DUF4445 domain-containing protein, giving the protein MSSIIFEPIKRQVYCSEEISIAEIARNAGVSLVSSCGSQGSCGKCKVRILSGGVSPPTDKEIDKIGAEGIAHGYRLACLARVYEDVTVEIPAESMVDSHQLQVAGNGKTVALEPVVQQYNISLFPPDMLDQRSDQIAMFDYLNHEYGLKEIDIDLPVQRTLSNILRKFEWQAGIVLRNREIIQTGKPEGRMLGLAVDLGTTKIAAYLADLQTGEILAAKGVINQQTTYGDDLMVRLAHAIEKDEKPLRIGATEDINKLIADLCSETNLDIEMIVEAVVVGNTAMHHLFLGLPVRQLALAPYIPAIRTSVDIKARDLGLNIAPGAYIHMLPNIAGFVGADHVAVLIATEIYNTKKVSIAIDIGTNTEITLSAHGKLFSTSCASGPAFEGAHIKDGMRASNGAIEKIKITNSTVECKTINNDPAIGICGSGILDAVAQLRKAGVINRTGKMCDHPRIKGGPNGQEFVLVPAKDSGSGKDIVINETDISEILLAKAAIAAGMNILLEEAKLNFDDVEEIIIAGAFGSYIDVISAIEIGMFPQLPVELFSQIGNAAGTGAKLALLSKKQRDLAADVSRKANYIELTNHLQYLRKFSRAIRLPV
- a CDS encoding DUF1329 domain-containing protein, with amino-acid sequence MKKIGNLKYFGMFMCFLFVLLLCEGIVNAAELSKVIDKANCSLYKDLLIPAMYSAVERGDYIVTPGKINFKYKHTDKFLAASAKNEGKFDITPDGDLIDKRTGKYPENIYGYPFPKIDLKDPKAGAKIIYNSNFQRYRLLGSKDQIHISWITPKGEERYVSGIDYRLYMNGRAPGQELRNPEKVLTYEFERVLEPMTMKGTNTLASIYMNERADSNYAYVPAIRRIRQTGSTTRSDPFMGSDSWLDTNYGWGGKDRTMKWTYIGEKTILVGFTSPNIVPAQDLPDGMISRVFPFTGKHINLGFQDPKWKGISWAPINLTYVPRKVWVVEQMPKDPYYNWGLHVNYIDQETNVIWFKEVFEQSGDFRTWFSIVAHYSETPSGKNNVGDHDAQLYIDEKSRHATCVSRGAGPENTLYAPASILDASFFNVNNFLLLSK
- a CDS encoding spirocyclase AveC family protein, giving the protein MNDLAMASGMGEPLVPWIFEIVLPLVWLGIAAFHFSRTRRTGVLSLSALLFLGGTTMWWQEWYADWGAYLLFNYNFAQIPWGPTLWTAPSKPWAVIPSYGWYFGIVFALLVMLAERIKKARPAWSSLRSTAVVVIPIFYLWDLAVEGVSASLGWFSYTNILGPALITARGNFPLVWPILYFVFFAVMVVWLFVQKDETGIWLHERLFGVHRMASGAKREFARFLVWSLTMNIMFWFVYNLPTILLRVAFGGPSTLVP
- a CDS encoding NAD(P)/FAD-dependent oxidoreductase, which produces MAEKYDVVVVGAGHNGLMAAAYLAKAGVNVCVVESRNNVGGGVFTDEITVPGFKHDVCSTWHGLIYPNPVIQKDELRLLSKFGLEYITPDTFTGVNFDDGTYFTQYRSLDKTCEGIAKFSQHDAEAYRKFHDWSFQLLDMLLMGMYNPTPSFGQTMAMMDSNPAGRLFIKALLSSAWDIAEDWFESDKMRIVMTRFSSEQMINPFTKGTGLHLFLFIPLQHKYGSGFPVGGSGKLSEALAQCLESLGGTIKLSSRVKEFRISGGKATGVILDNGEEIKASKAVLSTLNIKQVFPDMVSGSKLPDDFMQNVKGLKHSGFSALNQHLALKEAPIWKNGFKSHWLAYHNSDPYEFQHAFQAIDNGIPRNDVFSSFVATKLDPTRAPEGNHTMYLYSFAPYALRNGGPQKWDEIEKDVADDILGQVQNLATNMGSDNILGRAIHSPLFYERHNATMLKGDICQIGTYNMQMSGNRPFSGWHNYRTPVDKLYMIGACTHPGPGVFGGARAGIQVVMEDLGIDFGKVIN